TTTCTATACTAGACATGTGAAAATGTGCATGTGTTGTTGAGTTATTAAGTTTTAGTAAAATAGGTACCGAACACTTAATCTAATTGATTGTATATTGGCGCCATGAATATAGAATTTTGACTTGCACACACGCCAAACGATCTTGTAAGGACATGGGATCTCTTTCTTtaagtaaacaaagaaaagcatACATGAGAATgatttctagattttttttattttattttgtgcgTGGGGCACGTGGCCAATACTTCTTCGTAGTACACATAAGCCAATAGTGTCTTTAGTTTGGTTGGCAAATCAGCATTGTATTGGATTTCAAGGTCTCCTGTTCGagtgatatacatatatttgttcGTTTTATCCTATCTCAATCAGTTTAACATATGATTGATGTCTTATAATTTTAAGCACTTTAGCACATgttcctttttattctttttactaGTCGGtgcatttttcttatttatttttttctgaaataaaattatatactttcaGTTCTATTTTGCCTTCTATAtctagtttaaattttaaaaatttaattcatattttaatctgttttataaatatatgttgaGAATCAAGTCTTTTAAACAAGCGCCGAGCTACTGGCTAACTGACGATTAAAGATTCAATATCTATAATagtcattttgtttgtttcgtgctgtgaaaaaacaaaaaaaaaattgtatgatcgcattcaaaattgaaaattccaaacaaataCGTATCTATATAATAACTTAAGAAACCATCATACcgatataattcaaaaaaaaaaaacccaagatGAGTGATAATACTAGTTGCCTCATCCATCCAAGATGAGTGATAATACTAGTTGCCTCATCCATCCAAGATGAGTGATAATACTAGTTGCCTCATCCATCCAAGATGAGTGAGTGTGGTATTATTACTACTTAGGCTTGGTCTTCAACCTCGGTGGCGATCTTGCTGCTAGGTAGAGACTTATCAGCCAAGAGATCACTGTAATCCTGGTATGGTGACTTAACGAATCTCGTCTCTTTCCAGAATTCTGGTGTTAGGAATCCGTAAGTCCTCTGCAGACAATCAAATGTTGCCtgaaacaaatcaacacaaCATATATTGACTACATTAGTAATCAGAGAGAATTTAGCATAATCAAAGATCATTCAAAATTCAAGCAACAATGAGAACAATACTAACACACAACAAACCATCTTTAAATACAACCAATGTTCATTACAACAGTAATTACAGCAATCTCAAATCCTCAAATCATCACGAAATTGGTAATGAGTAGTCAGCTAagttcatcaaacaaaacagcCATTGTTGATAACATTGTAACTTGgataaaaggaagagagagagagtacagACCTTAACGAAGTTTCCTAGAGTTTTGGTGGATCCTCTAGAAGAAGTGAAGACATCATCAATCCCAGCAAACTGAAGAACCTTCTTAGGAACCCTAGCCGCCACGATACCAGAACCTCTCGGAGCTGGAACCATACGTACGGTAACAGATCCACATTTCCCGGTCACCTTACACGGCACAGTGTGTGGCTTCCCGATCTTGTTACCCCAGTAACCTCTTCGGATCGGAATCACAGACAATTTCGCCAGAATAATCGCGCCTCTGATCGCCGTCGCGACTTCCTTGGAGCATTTCACTCCTAAACCGACGTGACCGTTACTATCTCCGACGACGACGAAGGCCTTGAACCTCGTTCTCTGACCGGCTCTGGTTTGCTTCTGAACCGGCATGATTTTCATCACTTCGTCTTTCAGTGAAGGACCGACGAGTAAATCAATGATCTGGTACTCCTTCACTGGGAGAGAGTGGAGGTAGATCTGCTCAAGCTTCTGTATCTTACCACCTTTCACGAGACGACCGAGCTTCGTCACCGGCACCCACTTCTCTTCCTCCGGGGCACGACCTCCACGCCGGCCACCACGGCCTCTCGGACCGCCTCTTCCACCACCGCGACCGCCGAATCCACGTGCGAAACCGCCGCGATCACCACCACGTTGTTCGACACCACCCTCACCACCGCGTTCCACCATTGTCAATGCGCTCGATTGATTTTGCTTAGAAGAGCTAGAGAGATTTGGTGTTGTGTGGTGCAGTGTTGCTCTCGAGAAACGGCggcaaaaaaaagttattctaAGACTATAAAAGTGGAGACGAAGAggagagaattagggtttcttgTAAACTGCAGCTAATTTAAGTTTATGGGCCCAGTAATAAAAGTCAGGCCCAATATATGTTCGTGGAATGGactgttttattcttttttgttataaacGACTTGATggatggactccataaccaagcCCATACACGGCCCGTACATGGCCCATGTCCGTTCAAGCTAATAAGGCCTATTCGGCCACCTCCTTTAATCTTGGTCGGTTTAGGATTCTTAATGTAATTGGGCTATGCccttgactatatatatgtaacctcgagTTTGATCAATGAATAAGACAAGAGAATTACTTCATTcgattctctagtttacaacacgttatcagcacgattgCCCTAAAAATCTAGCTGAGTAAAAACCCTATAAACCCTAACCGCCGCCGTTCATCCTCCTTTTccatcaaaaccctaaaccgtcgtcttcctcctctttgTTCGAAACTAATTCCTATTCACGAGCAAACTTGTGCTCGTGACCAAGTTCTATCCAAAACCAGTTCGAGGTTCCTTCGTGGTTTGCGGTTCCGGGGTGAGTGCAGTACGTGAGCGGTACAAGGAGCGGTTTGAGATCTGTTCGTGGGAAAGCTGTTTGCGGTTCTATTCGTGGTTTGTGGTTCGTGATCAAGtgatatctgaggtctttagctcccagatcaaaaccGGTCAGACCTCTTTAGGTGTTAAGGTAAAAATCGAAACTTATGAACCATATAATCGAACTTGAACCTAAAACTATCAAACCTTAAAACTTACAAgtacacaatcaaacaaacatgtTCTTAAGTTCTCAAATCCCTAAactataaaactttaaaatcagatgtttaggattgttagattgattgtGAATTGCACCAAAACTATGTCAAGTTTAAAATCCGGTTGATTGCTTATTGTTGCTGGACtgtttgttgcataagaaccctagAACCAAAACtgttaaattcaaatattaatctGGTTGTTCTAGGATATTTAAAATCTGAAATTGCATGCATCCTTGAAATTGAATTGATTTTGCATAGGGTATTATTAATCGAATTTGGTACAAATTGTTCTTGTAAAATTTCGGCTGCATGAACCATTAATTCAAACACATAGACTTGTTCTAGGTTGTTAAAATTATTAGGAtaacttccaaataaaatttagtaattatCTAAAGCCTAGAACAATATTTACTAAAATCCtaattagaaaaaggaaaacttaagaaaaggaaattatatctaataaaaaggaaattgttgcatgtAAGTTTTCTATCTAGGATTGTTTGTTTTTCCATGCATACTAAAACCGAAAATTATAAGTAAGggcaaggcatggttcggtcttaaataccgcatgacctgagtttaaatttaatggcatggttcggtcttaaataccgcattaCCTATTGATtgattgcatggttcggtctcaaataccgcatgctaatgtTCGGTTGtctattttctgttttatgcagatggcaaggtTGAACAACCTAGACTATGCTGCTTTGAATGCTTCTGGAGACAACTATctgcaatgggcattggacactaagatcatgCTAAAGTCAAAGGACTTATTTGAATGCATTGAGGAAGTTTTTGAACCATCAGATAAGCAAAATTACAAGGCCATTATGCATATgcgccatcaccttgctgagagtctcaagaatcagTACCTCACTATAGaaaatcctcttgacctttggacagagcttaaACGCAGATACGGACACCAACAAACGGTGCTCCtcccaaaggctcaattcgattggaaaaacctaaggatccaggactacaaacccgtggatgagtataactcatagctttttaggattgtctcactccttaggttgtgtggtactgaagTGACAGAGAAAGAGTTACTTGAGAAGACTTTATCTACTTTTAGCACTCACAACATTTTACTTCAGCAACAGTACCGtgaaaaaggtttcaaaacctATGGGGAACTAATCTCATGTTTGCTactagctgagcagaacaatgagctgttgttgatgaatagtgctatgagacctcccggtacagccccattaccggaAGCACACAAGGTAGATATGGCAAAGCAAAATGAGCCTAAGGAGCCTAAAGAGCCCAaggagaccaactacgtccacagagaaagacactatagccgtggccgtggtggcagaggacgtggtggtcgtggagGCCAGGCAAGTCGTTTTGATGGTTATGGCCGTGGTGGCCGTGGCCGCGGTGGTAGGGGCCGTGGGTGCCTTAAACCGCAAAACaaggctaaatcggtttgtcaccgatgtggtatgtccaACCATTGGGCCAAGAACTGCAGAACGCCCAAACacctcattgatgcatatcaagagatgttgaagaagaacCCAGAAGCCAACTATGTGCATCTCAATGGTGAAGATGacttcgaccatgagaatgatgattcaCTAGACTATGAGACTTCCGATTGTCTTAAAGAAGATAACTAGTTTTATCTTATGGCCTTGATTTAATTTCTAAGCTTTTATGCTTTATTTCGGTTtatgtattggataattatttttggtttaaattcaatgattttatttaaatatttctttgcttgttttattaaagtttaaaacaaaaaaaaattattgtcattatAGAAATGGCCGAGGATATGAGTGTACTTNTATTTCGGTTtatgtattggataattatttttggtttaaattcaatgattttatttaaatatttctttgcttgttttattaaagtttaaaacaaaaattattgtcattatAGAAATGACCGAGGATATGAGTGTACttgtggtggacagtggatccagccacataATATTGAAggataaaagatatttcataaacctcataatgaaaagtgccaatgttagtacaattgcgggtatagcaagtttaatagaaggctacggccaggctcacataTTAttgcctaatggcacacatattgaattaagtgatgccttgtactcatccagctctaagagaagtttattgagctttaaaCACATTCGAttgaatggttatcatattgaaacaaagggtgaaggaagCAAAGAATTTCTATACATTACTGAAATTGTGAAAGGCcataagaaggtcctagagactatacctgcactagccctGGTTTATAtcatgctaagattaacatgatagaagctaacttggcaaagcacaaaatgttcaatgaacagttcactctatggcatgaccggcttggccatccgggaatgaacatgatgcgtaaactaattaatagttcgaatgggcacactcttaaagagagaaaagttatccctaaaaatctcacgtgtgtagcatgtgcacaagggaaacttattatacggccatcaccagccaaagtccataaagagactttaaactttctggaaaggatacaaggtgatatatgtggaccaatacacccaccNNNNNNNNNNNNNNNNNNNNNNNNNNNNNNNNNNNNNNNNNNNNNNNNNNNNNNNNNNNNNNNNNNNNNNNNNNNNNNNNNNNNNNNNNNNNNNNNNNNNNNNNNNNNNNNNNNNNNNNNNNNNNNNNNNNNNNNNNNNNNNNNNNNNNNNNNNNNNNNNNNNNNNNNNNNNNNNNNNNNNNNNNNNNNNNNNNNNNNNNNNNNNNNNNNNNNNNNNNNNNNNNNNNNNNNNNNNNNNNNNNNNNNNNNNNNNNNNNNNNNNNNNNNNNNNNN
The sequence above is drawn from the Camelina sativa cultivar DH55 chromosome 4, Cs, whole genome shotgun sequence genome and encodes:
- the LOC104781656 gene encoding 40S ribosomal protein S2-4-like, which gives rise to MVERGGEGGVEQRGGDRGGFARGFGGRGGGRGGPRGRGGRRGGRAPEEEKWVPVTKLGRLVKGGKIQKLEQIYLHSLPVKEYQIIDLLVGPSLKDEVMKIMPVQKQTRAGQRTRFKAFVVVGDSNGHVGLGVKCSKEVATAIRGAIILAKLSVIPIRRGYWGNKIGKPHTVPCKVTGKCGSVTVRMVPAPRGSGIVAARVPKKVLQFAGIDDVFTSSRGSTKTLGNFVKATFDCLQRTYGFLTPEFWKETRFVKSPYQDYSDLLADKSLPSSKIATEVEDQA